A DNA window from Camelina sativa cultivar DH55 chromosome 17, Cs, whole genome shotgun sequence contains the following coding sequences:
- the LOC104754237 gene encoding uncharacterized protein LOC104754237, giving the protein MDSLCLNSGLHGVIPAITAVGNGVSGGGVVEVRATATVPSQKRGPFGFSFKYPLTPFWSRGGGGCGIASRRRSGLCLDDAVLVDSSDSRKPIAEERAVAVVDHVETERRNGSWVLKILDVQSMWRDNRDDDDDNDEEDEDEDEDEEVVESDDAVLSEDDGVCGDVCSVLEDDDDKFQLDRESFSKLLRRVTLPESKLYAQMSYLGNLAYSISKIKTANLSKYYGLRFVTSSAEKTESALKAVGNGEVSDETKPNEEVEEEVVEEVEEEEKDKGPRKISASAAYEIVASAASYLHSRTNNILPFSSSSKAENSDNHNDKLANMESSSDVAYSVTSVVAAEEEVKQAVADDLKSTILSPCDWFICDDDQSHTRFVVIQGSESLASWQANLLFEPIEFEGLGAIVHRGIYEAAKGMYEQMLPEVKAHIKTHGSSAKFRFTGHSLGGSLSLLLNLMLLVRGEVPASSLLPVITFGAPFVLCGGDHLLKKLGLPKSHVQAIVMHRDIVPRAFSCNYPYHVAELLKAVNGNFRSHPCLNKQSMLYSPMGELLILQPDETFSPGHDLLPPGNGLYLLTGDYESPDNEDTEEKQRLVAAQTVFLNTPHPLDILSDRSAYGSSGTIQRDHDMNSYLKSVRSVIRKEVNQIRREKREHRRSLWWPILVARESGSSGIAISNGQINSQDFSGMMKTGRKSLQRFSRLVASQHMPLIVVMLFPVKLLCLGAFNVFSFR; this is encoded by the exons atggaCAGTTTGTGTTTGAACAGCGGTTTACACGGCGTAATTCCAGCGATCACGGCGGTTGGAAACGGTGTAAGCGGTGGAGGAGTTGTTGAAGTCCGAGCTACCGCAACGGTACCATCTCAAAAAAGAGGACCTTTTGGTTTCTCATTCAAGTACCCATTGACTCCCTTCTGGTCACGCGGCGGTGGTGGTTGTGGAATTGCTTCGAGGAGGCGAAGCGGGTTGTGTTTGGACGACGCCGTTCTGGTTGATTCTAGCGATTCGAGGAAGCCTATCGCGGAGGAGAGGGCTGTGGCGGTGGTGGATCATGTGGAGACCGAGAGACGAAATGGCAGCTGGGTTCTGAAGATCTTGGATGTACAATCTATGTGGAGAGATAACAGAGACGATGATGACGATaacgacgaagaagatgaagatgaagacgaagacgagGAGGTGGTTGAATCAGACGACGCCGTATTATCTGAAGATGATGGTGTATGCGGCGATGTATGTTCGGTtttagaagatgatgatgacaagtTTCAGCTTGATAGAGAATCCTTCTCCAAATTGCTTAGGAGGGTTACGTTACCCGAATCGAAACTCTATGCTCAGATGTCTTATTTAGGGAACTTGGCTTATTCTATTTCTAAAATCAAG ACTGCGAATCTTTCGAAATATTACGGCTTGAGATTTGTAACTTCATCAGCTGAGAAAACAGAATCCGCGTTAAAAGCTGTGGGGAATGGTGAAGTTTCAGATGAGACTAAGCCAAATgaggaggtagaagaagaagtagttgaagaagttgaagaagaagagaaggacaAAGGACCTCGCAAGATTAGTGCTTCTGCTGCTTATGAGATTGTTGCATCAGCTGCTTCTTACCTTCACTCTCGTACCAACAACATACTCCCTTTCAGTTCTTCATCCAAAGCTGAGAATTCGGACAACCATAATGACAAGTTGGCGAATATGGAGTCATCATCAGATGTTGCTTATTCTGTTActtctgttgttgctgctgaggaaGAGGTGAAGCAAGCAGTTGCAGACGATTTGAAATCAACTATTTTGTCTCCTTGTGACTGGTTTATATGTGATGATGATCAGAGTCACACTAGATTCGTTGTGATTCAG GGATCTGAATCTCTAGCTTCTTGGCAAGCAAACTTACTCTTTGAGCCTATTGAATTCGAG GGGCTTGGTGCGATAGTTCACAGAGGCATATACGAAGCAGCAAAAGGAATGTATGAACAAATGCTACCTGAAGTTAAAGCACATATTAAAACCCACGGGAGCAGTGCTAAATTCCGTTTCACTGGACATTCATTAGGCGGAAGCTTATCGCTATTACTAAACCTCATGTTATTGGTTCGAGGTGAAGTACCTGCTTCTTCTCTACTCCCGGTTATAACATTTGGTGCGCCGTTTGTACTATGTGGAGGTGACCATCTTCTTAAAAAACTCGGATTGCCTAAAAGCCATGTTCAAGCTATTGTAATGCACCGTGATATTGTCCCGAGAGCTTTTTCTTGTAACTATCCGTACCATGTCGCCGAGCTTCTCAAAGCTGTTAATGGAAACTTCCGTAGCCATCCTTGTCTTAACAAACAG AGTATGTTGTATTCTCCGATGGGCGAGCTTCTGATTCTTCAACCGGATGAGACATTCTCTCCTGGACACGATCTTCTTCCTCCAGGAAACGGTTTATATCTTCTAACTGGTGATTATGAATCGCCTGATAATGAAGACACTGAGGAAAAGCAACGGTTAGTAGCTGCGCAGACAGTTTTCTTGAACACGCCGCATCCTCTTGACATTCTCAGCGACAGATCAGCTTATGGTTCCAGCGGAACAATCCAAAGAGACCATGATATGAACTCGTATCTGAAATCTGTTAGGAGTGtgataagaaaagaagttaacCAGATAAGGAGAGAGAAGAGGGAGCATCGTCGGAGTCTCTGGTGGCCGATTCTGGTGGCTAGAGAAAGCGGGAGCTCAGGGATAGCGATCAGTAACGGACAAATCAACAGTCAGGATTTCTCAGGGATGATGAAGACAGGAAGAAAGTCGTTGCAGAGATTCAGCCGCCTTGTGGCGTCTCAACACATGCCTTTGATCGTTGTTATGTTGTTTCCTGTTAAGTTGCTGTGCCTTGGAGCTTTCAACGTCTTTAGTTTCCGTTGA